From Kwoniella europaea PYCC6329 chromosome 3, complete sequence, one genomic window encodes:
- a CDS encoding tubulin alpha-1A chain, whose amino-acid sequence MREVISVHVGQAGVQIGNACWELYTLEHGLSPDGRLIEGSPHGGDDGFSTFFSETGTGKHVPRSLYVDLEPNVVDEVRTGTYRSLFHPETMITGKEDAANNYARGHYTIGKDLVDNVLEQVRRLADNCSGLQGFFVFHSFGGGTGSGFGALLMERLSTDYGKKSKLEFSVYPAPKMSTSVVEPYNSVLTTHTTLEHSDCSFMVDNEAIYDICRRNLGITSPSFTNLNRLIAQVVSSITASLRFDGSLNVDLNEFQTNLVPFPRIHFPLATYAPVVSAEKAFHESNSVSEMTISCFESNNQMVKCDPRQGKYMACCLLYRGDVVPKDVNAAVANVRTKRTIQFVDWCPTGFKLGICNEPPALVPGGDLAKVSRSLCMLSNTTSIATAWARLDNKFDLLYSKRAFVHWYVGEGMEEGEFSEAREDLAALEKDYEEVGIDSVDIEEEEGEY is encoded by the exons ATGCGAGAGGTTATCAGT GTCCACGTTGGTCAAGCCG GTGTCCAGATTGGTAATGCTTGTTGGGAGCTCTACACTCTTGAACATGGCCTGAGC CCCGATGGACGTCTTATTGAAGGATCCCCTCacggtggtgatgatggtttctccactttcttctctgagACCGGTACCGGAAAACACGTTCCTCGATCTCTCTATGTCGATCTTGAACCCAACGTAGTTGATGAAGTTCGAACTGGTACTTACCGAAGTCTCTTCCACCCTGAAACCATGATCACCGGAAAGGAAGATGCTGCCAACAACT ACGCTCGTGGTCACTACACCATCGGTAAAGATCTCGTCGACAACGTACTTGAACAAGTACGAAGACTCGCCGATAACTGTTCGGGTCTCCAAGgtttcttcgtcttccacTCTTTCGGTGGTGGTACAGGTTCAGGTTTCGGTGCTCTCCTCATGGAAAGACTTTCAACCGATTACGGAAAGAAATCAAAACTTGAGTTCTCAGTTTACCCCGCACCCAAGATGTCCACTTCGGTCGTAGAACCTTACAACTCCGTTCTCACCACTCACACCACCCTTGAACACTCTGATTGTTCATTCATGGTTGATAACGAAGC CATCTACGACATCTGCCGAAGAAATTTGGGTATCACCTCCCCATCTTTTACCAACCTTAACAGATTGATCGCCCAAGTTGTGTCTTCCATCACTGCTTCTCTTCGATTCGATGGTTCCCTCAACGTCGACTTGAACGAGTTCCAAACTAACTTGGTACC TTTCCCTCGTATCCACTTCCCTCTCGCCACCTACGCTCCTGTCGTCTCTGCTGAAaagg CCTTCCACGAGTCCAACTCTGTCTCTGAAATGACCATCTCCTGTTTCGAGTCCAACAACCAAATGGTCAAATGTGATCCTCGACAAGGAAAATACATGGCTTGTTGTCTACTTTACCGAGGTGATGTCGTTCCCAAGGATGTCAACGCCGCCGTCGCCAACGTCCGAACCAAACGAACGATCCAATTCGTCGATTGGTGTCCTACCGGTTTCAAATTGGGTATCTGTAACGAACCACCTGCTCTCGTCCCAGGAGGTGATCTCGCCAAGGTCTCCCGATCCCTCTGTATGCTTTCCAACACCACTTCCATCGCTACTGCTTGGGCCCGTCTCGATAACAAATTCGACTTGCTCTACTCCAAGCGAGCTTTCGTTCACTGG TACGTTGGtgaaggtatggaagaaggagagttCTCAGAGGCAAGAGAAGATTTGGCagctttggagaaagatTACGAGGAAGTTGGAATTGACTCTGTTgatatcgaagaggaagagggtgaatACTAG